The following proteins are co-located in the Castanea sativa cultivar Marrone di Chiusa Pesio chromosome 8, ASM4071231v1 genome:
- the LOC142605970 gene encoding uncharacterized protein LOC142605970 gives MVSSLINPVTRWWKADSVRALFLPFEADTILKIPLSFNLHDDNIICIGNRKGEFYVKSAYFIAVNLLESSEAVECSSGDPNSALWKNLWKLELPEKFKIFSWRAYLNGLPILVNMQLRGLCTNYTCPVCDEEVECLTHSLITCDFALSVLALWQDCPFSLLLETRDFKDLAFHFLANSPQQHLLLFFAISWANWDNRNLQFHDEGRLRPFKIGRWLKD, from the coding sequence ATGGTCTCCTCTCTCATTAACCCGGTCACCAGGTGGTGGAAGGCCGATTCTGTTAGAGCTCTCTTCCTCCCTTTCGAAGCAGACACTATTCTCAAGATTCCCTTGAGCTTTAATCTGCATGATGACAATATTATTTGCATTGGGAATAGAAAAGGAGAATTTTATGTTAAAAGTGCTTATTTTATTGCTGTCAATCTCCTAGAATCGTCTGAGGCTGTTGAGTGCTCTTCAGGTGACCCTAATTCCGCTCTTTGGAAGAATCTTTGGAAGTTAGAACTCccagaaaaattcaaaatattttcttggaGAGCTTATTTAAATGGCCTACCAATATTGGTCAATATGCAATTAAGGGGTCTGTGCACAAACTACACTTGCCCGGtctgtgatgaggaagtggaatGCTTAACACATAGTTTAATCACTTGTGACTTTGCCCTCTCAGTTTTGGCCCTTTGGCAAGACTGCCCTTTTAGTTTGCTGCTGGAAACCCGAGACTTCAAAGATCTTGCATTCCATTTTCTAGCGAATTCCCCACAGCAGCACCTGTTGCTTTTCTTTGCCATTTCCTGGGCAAACTGGGATAATAGGAATCTGCAATTCCATGATGAAGGTCGCCTTCGCCCCTTCAAAATTGGGAGATGGCTCAAAGATTAG